The following coding sequences lie in one Lolium perenne isolate Kyuss_39 chromosome 2, Kyuss_2.0, whole genome shotgun sequence genomic window:
- the LOC127332997 gene encoding L-type lectin-domain containing receptor kinase IX.1-like, whose translation MGSRATGTCFLALQFFLYFNLNIARVSSLSFKLNFTESNHSALAAIQFQEDAFYNKVIRLTKDELNDQITNSVGRAVYTDPVPLWDSTTGQLADFATRFTFRINATSNSSNGEGLAFFLSPYPSVIPNSSTGGFLGLFSTSNDQNDPSNGLVAVEFDTHNNTWDPDGNHVGIDINSIVSVANVTWKTDINNGRTANVWVTYQASSMNLSVFLTYLDNPRYSGNSSLSYSVDLRKHVPEKVAIGFSAATGTGRFVELHQILYWEFNSTDLQMMKVEKMRSVLVISLATAVSVVVCSMGLVWFLLHFRTRRSRKGKEKKLEYNESIDGEFEKGRGPRRFRYNELVGATKNFALERKLGEGGFGAVYQGFLKDQNLDLAIKRVSKGSTQGRKEYISEVKIISRLRHRNLVQLEGWCHEHGEFMLVYEFMPNRSLDTHLYDNSNLLAWPLRFKVTAGVASALLYLHEEWEQCIVHRDVKPSNVMLDSAFNAKLGDFGLARFVDHDRGSQTTVLAGTMGYMAPECVTTGKASKESDVYSFGILALEIACGRRPVVLKENDDKIRLVQWVWDLYGRNEILKAVDGRLDGAFEEREVVCLMVVGLWCAHPDYNLRPSIRQVISVLKFEAPLPSLPPKMPVAMFFAPPISLCRFSYSSSDGTLKEQELQRSNGYGKTSYSATNSSSSPPSIRLPDVGY comes from the coding sequence ATGGGATCAAGAGCCACAGGAACTTGCTTCTTGGCTCTCCAGTTCTTCTTATACTTCAATTTGAATATTGCCCGCGTAAGTTCTCTGTCTTTCAAGCTGAATTTCACTGAATCCAACCATAGTGCATTGGCTGCAatccagttccaggaggatgcctTCTACAACAAGGTCATCAGACTCACCAAGGACGAGCTGAATGACCAGATCACCAACAGTGTAGGCAGAGCGGTCTATACCGATCCAGTGCCTCTCTGGGATAGCACCACCGGTCAGTTAGCCGACTTTGCGACCCGCTTCACATTCAGGATAAATGCCACAAGCAACAGTTCAAACGGTGAGGGCCTGGCTTTCTTCCTCTCACCCTACCCTTCTGTGATCCCCAATAGCTCCACTGGTGGTTTTCTTGGCCTCTTCAGCACTAGTAATGATCAGAATGACCCATCCAATGGACTTGTGGCTGTTGAGTTTGATACCCACAATAACACATGGGATCCAGACGGCAACCATGTGGGAATCGACATCAATTCAATTGTATCGGTAGCCAACGTGACATGGAAAACAGACATCAATAATGGTCGGACAGCCAATGTATGGGTAACTTACCAGGCCAGTTCCATGAACTTGAGCGTCTTCTTGACCTACCTGGACAACCCACGGTACAGTGGCAACTCCAGCCTATCTTATTCAGTTGATCTCAGAAAGCATGTCCCAGAAAAAGTGGCCATTGGATTCTCGGCTGCCACTGGTACTGGTAGATTTGTTGAGCTTCATCAGATACTTTACTGGGAATTCAATTCTACAGATTTGCAGATGATGAAGGTTGAGAAGATGAGAAGTGTATTGGTCATAAGCTTGGCTACTGCCGTAAGTGTCGTGGTCTGTTCTATGGGCTTGGTTTGGTTCCTTCTGCATTTTAGGACTAGGAGGTCAAGAAAGGGGAAAGAAAAGAAGCTAGAGTATAATGAGTCCATTGACGGTGAATTTGAGAAAGGAAGGGGGCCAAGAAGATTTCGGTACAATGAACTTGTGGGTGCCACGAAGAACTTtgctttagagagaaagcttggaGAGGGAGGATTCGGTGCAGTCTACCAGGGCTTTTTGAAGGATCAAAACCTCGACCTTGCCATAAAGCGAGTCTCAAAAGGGTCAACACAGGGGAGGAAGGAGTATATATCTGAGGTCAAGATCATCAGCCGGCTGAGGCATCGAAACCTTGTGCAGCTTGAGGGCTGGTGTCACGAGCACGGAGAGTTCATGCTTGTCTACGAGTTCATGCCAAACAGGAGCCTGGACACACACCTCTATGACAACAGTAACCTGCTAGCATGGCCACTGAGGTTTAAGGTCACTGCTGGCGTTGCATCCGCTCTCCTTTACCTCCACGAGGAATGGGAACAATGCATTGTCCACCGTGATGTCAAGCCGAGCAACGTTATGCTTGATTCTGCATTCAATGCTAAGCTTGGTGATTTCGGGCTCGCACGGTTCGTCGACCATGATCGAGGCTCACAAACTACAGTGTTAGCTGGGACCATGGGTTACATGGCTCCAGAGTGTGTCACCACTGGCAAAGCAAGCAAAGAATCTGACGTCTACAGCTTCGGGATTCTGGCATTGGAGATTGCATGTGGAAGGAGACCGGTTGTGCTAAAGGAAAACGATGACAAGATCAGATTGGTTCAGTGGGTGTGGGATCTCTATGGAAGGAACGAGATTCTTAAGGCAGTTGACGGCAGGCTTGATGGCGCATTTGAAGAGAGAGAAGTTGTGTGCTTGATGGTTGTCGGACTGTGGTGTGCACATCCAGATTACAATTTACGACCTTCGATTCGCCAGGTCATAAGTGTACTGAAGTTTGAAGCACCATTGCCAAGCCTTCCCCCAAAGATGCCTGTAGCAATGTTCTTTGCGCCGCCAATTTCTCTATGCAGGTTTTCATACAGCTCATCTGATGGGACACTGAAGGAGCAGGAGCTGCAGAGGTCCAATGGGTATGGAAAGACAAGCTACAGTGCAACCAATAGTTCGAGCTCGCCTCCCTCTATTCGACTGCCAGATGTGGGTTACTAA
- the LOC127332999 gene encoding chaperonin-like RbcX protein 2, chloroplastic — protein MVVAQAAAVVSPVVAAAAPSVSRRPSSRGASGTGGGLGWRRRRRGGTGRGLVIVDAFGGTYEDGFGDVELEIMNYFTYKATKTVLYQLYEMNPPAYTWLYNYLVDNDAKEGIHFLRALTKERQDLAERVMVTRLHLYGRWIKKCDHTKMYEMISNENLELMRERLIETVVWPSDDMNTTGKQD, from the exons ATGGTCGTCGCCCAGGCCGCAGCTGTCGTCTCGCCGGTGGTGGCCGCGGCCGCGCCATCTGTTTCGCGGCGGCCGTCGTCGCGAGGGGCGAGTGGGACCGGAGGAGGGTTGGGGTGGCGCCGGCGGCGGAGGGGAGGCACCGGCCGCGGCCTCGTCATCGTGGACGCATTCGGCGGGACGTACGAGGACGGGTTCGGGGACGTGGAATTG GAAATAATGAATTACTTCACTTACAAGGCCACAAAGACAGTTCTCTATCAGTTGTACGAAATGAATCCGCCAGCATACACTTGGCTTTATAA TTACCTCGTCGACAACGATGCAAAAGAGGGTATACATTTCCTTAGAGCACTCACGAAG GAGAGGCAAGACCTGGCAGAGAGGGTGATGGTCACACGCCTTCACTTATACGGCAGATGGATCAAG AAATGCGACCATACCAAAATGTACGAGATGATTTCCAATGAGAACCTCGAGCTCATGCGCGAAAGGCTAATCGAAACCGTTGTGTGGCCATCTGACGACATGAACACCACCGGCAAGCAAGATTGA